TCTATTTCTAAATGTGCTGGAATATGAGGTCTCAATTTATCATAAATAACAATTGAGATATTCTCTGCAGTTGGATTTAAATCTTTAAACTCAGCTACTTCAATATTTAAGTTTTTATGATCTAAAGGATCTTCAACTTCTTTTTTTATCAACTCTCTTAAAATACCTAAATCGTACACAAAACCAGTTACTGGATCTACTTCACCAAACAAAGCAACAATCATTTCATAATTATGGCCATGATAATTTGGGTTGCTACATTTACCAAAAACCTCTAAATTTTTCTCATCAGACCATTTTGGATTAAATAACCTGTGAGCTGCATTAAAATGTGCTCTTCTATAAACTTTTACTTTAGGCATTTGTTAATTTTTCAAAAGATTTATCAAATATAATCTTAAACCAGGCAGTATATTCTTGTGGATTCTTTTCCATGTCATTCTTAACATCAATTAAAGTCATCCATTTATATGATTCTACTTCTTCTTTATTAATCTTTGGCACATCTTCATAAGAGCCAACCATAACATGATCTAATTCGTGTTCTGTTAAGCCGTTATCAAAAGGTGCTTTGTAAATAAACGAAAAAACTTCCTTTATTTCGGTAACAAACCCCATTTCTTCTTGTAATCTTCTTTTACCAGCTTCTAAATTAGTTTCTCCATCTCTTTGATGAGAACAGCAAGTATTTGTCCATAATAAAGGTGAATGGTATTTACTTGCAGCTCTTTGTTGCAACATTAATTCTCCTTTTTTATTAAAAATGAATACAGAAAAAGCTCTATGTAAAAGTGCTTTCTCATGCGCTTCCATTTTTTCCATCAATCCAATAGGATTGTCTTTTTCATCTACTAAAACAACTTGTTCTTCCATAATTACAAAAATAGTAAAATCAAAGAGTAATAAATCATAAAATATTTAGAAACCTATAAGACTTTTCTATTCTTTTATTGTGATGCTATATATTTGTAACTTACTTAACTGTATTTCATTCATGAAAATTTTTCGAATATTATTTTTACTTGCAGTATTTATCACCTTTTATCAATGCAAAGAGAAAAAGGAAAATAAGGTGATAAAACCTACGATTGAAAAGAAAAAGGAGTCTAAAATTAAAATAGAAGCTGTAAAAGAAAAGGAAATAGTAAAAACTTGGGATAGTTTAAACAGACATAATACGGAAGCTTTTTTGACTGAATTTGGCAAACAGAATCCAGAAACATTAGTGCTTATTAAAACCGATTTTGGTAATATAAAAATCCGTTTATACGAAGACGTTCCTATTCATAGAGCTAATTTTATTTTTTTAACTAAGATTAAATATTTTAATACAACCGTTTTTTACAGAGTTGCAAAAAACTTTGTAATTCAAGGTGGTAATTCTGATGAAATGTACACTCAAAAAGAACGTAACAAATACGGAAACTATCTTCTAAAACCTGAATTTAGAAAAAATAGAAGACATAAATACGGAGCTTTAGCTGCTGCTAGAGAATGGAAACGAAATCCAAATAAATTATCTAGTCCTTTTGAGTTTTATATGGTTCAGAAAAAAAGTGGCGCTTATCATTTAGATAATGAACATACTGTTTTTGGGGAAGTAATTTCTGGTTTTGATACGATGACAAAAATCTCTAAAGTAAGAGTTGGTGAAGATGAATGGCCTATTGATGATGTAAAAATGACGATCGAAATTTTAGATTGATATTTCTCTTAGTAAAACCTATCTTTGCACCTCAAATTTTGTAGATGACTTTTTTAGAAGAAATAGCACGTAGAAGAACCTTTGGTATTATATCGCATCCAGATGCTGGTAAAACCACTTTAACAGAGAAATTATTACTGTTTGGTGGCGCAATTCAGGAAGCTGGAGCTGTAAAAAATAATAAGATTAAAAAGGGTGCAACTTCCGATTTTATGGAAATTGAACGTCAGCGTGGAATTTCTGTTGCTACTTCTGTTTTGGCTTTTATTTATCAAGACAAAAAGATAAACATTTTAGATACACCAGGTCACAAGGATTTTGCTGAAGACACCTTTAGAACTTTAACTGCTGTAGATAGTGTTATTGTTGTAATTGATGTCGCAAAAGGTGTAGAACCTCAAACCGAAAAACTGGTTGAAGTTTGTAGAATGAGAAGCATACCAATGTTGGTTTTTATCAATAAATTGGATAGAGAAGGTAAAGATGCTTTTGATTTATTAGATGAAGTTGAACAAAAATTAGGTTTACGCGTTACACCTATGAGTTTCCCTATTGGAATGGGATATGACTTTAAAGGAATTTACAATATTTGGGAAAAGAAATTAAATCTTTTTTCTGGTGATAATAAAACAACCATTTCTGATGGTGTTCAGTTTGATGATTTATCAAACCCTGAATTAGACAAAATAGTTGGTAAAACTGCTGCTGATACTTTACGTGAAGAAATAGAATTGATCGATGAAGTGTATCCTGAATTTAATAGAGATGAATACCTGAGCGGTTCGCTCCAACCTGTATTTTTTGGTTCTGCTTTAAATAACTTTGGAGTAAAAGAATTGTTAGATGCATTTATTGAAATTGCTCCTTCTCCTCAACCTAAAAAGGCTGAAGAGCGTTTAGTAGATTCAAAGGAAACGAAATTAACTGGTTTTGTGTTTAAAATTCATGCAAATATGGATCCTAAACACAGAGATAGATTGGCTTTTATCAAAATTGTTTCAGGTACTTTTAAAAGAAACGCTCCTTATTTACATGTTAGAAACGGTAAAAAAGTAAAGTTCTCTAGTCCGAATGCTT
The window above is part of the Polaribacter sp. SA4-12 genome. Proteins encoded here:
- the idi gene encoding isopentenyl-diphosphate Delta-isomerase translates to MEEQVVLVDEKDNPIGLMEKMEAHEKALLHRAFSVFIFNKKGELMLQQRAASKYHSPLLWTNTCCSHQRDGETNLEAGKRRLQEEMGFVTEIKEVFSFIYKAPFDNGLTEHELDHVMVGSYEDVPKINKEEVESYKWMTLIDVKNDMEKNPQEYTAWFKIIFDKSFEKLTNA
- a CDS encoding peptidylprolyl isomerase yields the protein MIKPTIEKKKESKIKIEAVKEKEIVKTWDSLNRHNTEAFLTEFGKQNPETLVLIKTDFGNIKIRLYEDVPIHRANFIFLTKIKYFNTTVFYRVAKNFVIQGGNSDEMYTQKERNKYGNYLLKPEFRKNRRHKYGALAAAREWKRNPNKLSSPFEFYMVQKKSGAYHLDNEHTVFGEVISGFDTMTKISKVRVGEDEWPIDDVKMTIEILD
- a CDS encoding 6-pyruvoyl trahydropterin synthase family protein, coding for MPKVKVYRRAHFNAAHRLFNPKWSDEKNLEVFGKCSNPNYHGHNYEMIVALFGEVDPVTGFVYDLGILRELIKKEVEDPLDHKNLNIEVAEFKDLNPTAENISIVIYDKLRPHIPAHLEIEVTLYETRRNFVRYSGE
- a CDS encoding peptide chain release factor 3, translating into MTFLEEIARRRTFGIISHPDAGKTTLTEKLLLFGGAIQEAGAVKNNKIKKGATSDFMEIERQRGISVATSVLAFIYQDKKINILDTPGHKDFAEDTFRTLTAVDSVIVVIDVAKGVEPQTEKLVEVCRMRSIPMLVFINKLDREGKDAFDLLDEVEQKLGLRVTPMSFPIGMGYDFKGIYNIWEKKLNLFSGDNKTTISDGVQFDDLSNPELDKIVGKTAADTLREEIELIDEVYPEFNRDEYLSGSLQPVFFGSALNNFGVKELLDAFIEIAPSPQPKKAEERLVDSKETKLTGFVFKIHANMDPKHRDRLAFIKIVSGTFKRNAPYLHVRNGKKVKFSSPNAFFAEKKEIVDESFPGDIVGIHDTGNFKIGDTLTEGEQLNFKGIPSFSPEHFRYVNNADPMKSKQLYKGLDQLMDEGVAQLFTLDMNGRKIIGTVGALQYEVIQYRLEHEYGAKCSYENLNVHKACWVEPEDIKNDEFKEFKRVKQRYLAKDKQGQLVFLADSEFTIQMTQSKYPTVKLHFTSEFKN